The Cryptococcus gattii WM276 chromosome K, complete sequence genome contains the following window.
ATCTCTTATGGTTGGAAACATTCATCTGATAAGAGGAAATAGTACCAAGTCGCTACTATCACAGAAGAAGGTGTCAAGATCAGTGACTCTAAGTCAGCTCCTACAGAATGGAAGTTTGCAGAGGGTTTGAGAGGCTATGGCGCTCAGACCCAGTAGAAGTTTGCAGGAAACTGGATAGAAGTCTAGGATGGTACTTGTAATGCATATATGACAGGACGGAAAGAGGGTAGTCGCACCGCATGATGCCACTCTGTTGTACCAAACAAAGACACTTCATGCTTGGAGTAACAAGTGTAACGCAACCTTGAGCGATCTCCCATAAAGCAACACAAACAGCGCATGAAAATATGCATATACATACATAGAAAGGCACAAACAACCCACAAAACTCTATGGCCCATTTTGCatcttcctcgtcctcatcgTCCTAACCTCTGTTCAACCTTTACCCAAGCTCTCATTGCACCATCCCATTCATTCCTACTCAAAACCTCTTCCGCCGGTCGATCCGGTATAGATATACTGTGCCAAATTTTACGTATAAatgggaaagaagaagtgcGAAGAGCGGTGATGAGAGGTATCAGATGATGAAGGAACGGGATTGGGGTTGGATGTTGGCTGTTCCAATTCGGTTCCGTGGAAATGGAGGAAAAGCGTTAGTATCACTTCCTCGGTTCAAATAGAGTAGAATGGCGAATAtggaagacgaagagggAGACGTACTAGATCTCGGTGATACGTAAAGCCCAGAAAGGATACCCCCACAATTCTGGTGCTCGACGGGGTAATAAAGCGCTGTAGAATGGCGGTGGTGAAAGTTGATGAATGATTAACAAATCAGGGTAGTTTGTAAAATGCAAGTGCTCTATTGTATTTACGGCCTTGAATACCTGCCTCTGTTCTATCTATAATAAAAGAATTGACTCACGCTTCATGTCCTCATCAACCCTCTTCACTGTGATATCCTCCAAAGGAATTTGCTCTGCCGCATAACTCCTTGTTAGGGATGCCATGGCTGGTGCAGAGCTAGAGGGTGGTAAGAGGTGGATTGCCATTTcccttccttttcctcctgGCCAAACGGTGACACTGGTTACACCAGCACCGACGATAAGCTCAGAAGACGGGCGTCTTGTGTGTGCCGGAGATATGACCGGTTCCCTACGTTCTGGCCATTCACTGGATCCGATTGATTCAatggaaggggaagaagtGTCTTGTGTGGGTTCTGTAGGTGGTGATAAAGGCGGTGAAGGGGGTAACGTAGCGGTAGAGGAAAGAGTGCGAAGAAGAATCGGTAAGACGGATTGTGTCAAGCCTGATTCACCCCATGTTAGCAAAGGAACATATGATCGGAATAAATTATCAGGAAATTCACATACCTTGTCCATCCCATACCGACACCTCTGCAACATCTCTTTCCCCAGCCCATTCCACCACCCTTCGTACACTCTCCACCAGcccttccctttccctctttctcctctccttccccGACATTCCATTCGCTCTCCCTCTTGCACCACCAGCAGATCTCATGGTGGGTACAAGTACCAAGCCAAT
Protein-coding sequences here:
- a CDS encoding Hypothetical protein (Similar to SGTC gene model, INSD accession EAL18033.1; CNBK0540), with product MPRPTLRLLLLPISYPLFVLLHLIFCVFSLLLRIYQALTTPLSSTIDIEHVPPPKHIGLVLVPTMRSAGGARGRANGMSGKERRKREREGLVESVRRVVEWAGERDVAEVSVWDGQGLTQSVLPILLRTLSSTATLPPSPPLSPPTEPTQDTSSPSIESIGSSEWPERREPVISPAHTRRPSSELIVGAGVTSVTVWPGGKGREMAIHLLPPSSSAPAMASLTRSYAAEQIPLEDITVKRVDEDMKQHLHFTNYPDLLIIHQLSPPPFYSALLPRRAPELWGYPFWALRITEIYQHPTPIPFLHHLIPLITALRTSSFPFIRKIWHSISIPDRPAEEVLSRNEWDGAMRAWVKVEQRLGR